One window of the Halobacillus litoralis genome contains the following:
- a CDS encoding LacI family DNA-binding transcriptional regulator, with product MVTIKDVAKAANVSISTVSRVLNNSGYSSMSTKEKVNKAVEELKFQKNMVATAMIKKQTSTLGLIIPDIKNIFYGELTRAIEDQAHQYGFNVILCNTDNDLEKEAEYLNFLLRKGIDGIIFSTPEINDKNIREVMKNRPDVPLILLGSQVKNVRLDEVLVDNFEGGYQATAHLLDHGHQRIGYIGGQKDSYATVERYKGYAKALEDYGIEPMDEYLKLDEFKIHSGYHRGKELLKMSEPPTAVFAGNDAIAVGVYKAARELGISIPEELSVIGFDDSQFAEIVDPELTTIRTPISEMGEKTVELAIQIVREGKNFKETVTFQPSLIERGSTAKVNDHYLVRKYPS from the coding sequence ATGGTAACAATCAAAGATGTCGCAAAAGCAGCGAATGTATCAATTTCTACAGTTTCCAGAGTGTTAAATAATAGTGGCTATAGCAGCATGAGTACTAAGGAAAAAGTGAACAAGGCTGTGGAAGAATTGAAATTTCAAAAAAATATGGTCGCAACAGCCATGATTAAAAAGCAAACGTCGACTCTAGGTTTAATCATTCCGGATATCAAAAATATCTTCTATGGTGAGCTGACACGAGCCATCGAGGACCAAGCCCATCAATATGGGTTCAATGTCATTTTATGCAACACCGACAATGACTTGGAGAAAGAGGCAGAGTATTTGAATTTTCTGCTTAGAAAAGGGATCGATGGAATCATATTTTCCACACCTGAAATCAATGATAAAAATATCAGGGAAGTAATGAAGAACCGTCCTGATGTGCCGCTGATTCTGTTAGGAAGTCAAGTGAAAAATGTGCGCCTGGACGAAGTTCTCGTCGATAATTTCGAAGGGGGTTATCAGGCTACAGCACATCTTTTGGATCACGGACATCAAAGAATAGGCTACATTGGCGGTCAAAAAGATTCATATGCAACAGTTGAACGTTACAAGGGCTATGCAAAAGCTTTGGAAGACTATGGTATTGAACCGATGGATGAATATTTGAAGCTTGATGAATTCAAAATTCATAGCGGTTATCACAGAGGAAAAGAATTGTTAAAGATGTCAGAACCTCCGACAGCTGTCTTTGCGGGAAACGATGCGATCGCTGTTGGTGTTTATAAGGCAGCTAGAGAATTAGGAATCAGTATTCCTGAAGAACTATCCGTCATAGGCTTTGATGATTCTCAGTTTGCTGAGATCGTAGACCCTGAATTGACGACGATTCGTACTCCAATTTCAGAAATGGGAGAGAAAACTGTCGAATTAGCCATCCAAATAGTAAGGGAGGGAAAGAACTTCAAGGAGACTGTAACTTTTCAGCCATCTTTAATTGAAAGAGGATCGACGGCTAAAGTAAACGATCATTATTTAGTGCGAAAATACCCATCATAA
- a CDS encoding fumarylacetoacetate hydrolase family protein, with protein sequence MKFLRFTVKNETKQGVIKGDEIQEITGDIFKEWDYTGEVYSENEIGWLAPLEPNHIIGIGANYVAESDDLPEQGPDMPVFFFKPNSSVIGPAADIKIPQAIEEVKFESELAVVIGKEANGINEEEVLDHVFGYTIGNDVTAPQYFHENGHWTLGKSFDTFTPLGPVIETEFNPHGAVIKAFHNEKEKQNSPTNLMIVTIERMISYLSHVMTLQPGDVILTGSPVGAEFLKEKDQIECRIDEIGSLRNSVIKAKQPTKV encoded by the coding sequence ATGAAATTTTTGCGGTTTACAGTAAAAAACGAAACGAAACAAGGTGTAATAAAAGGGGATGAAATTCAAGAAATCACCGGGGACATCTTTAAAGAGTGGGACTATACCGGAGAGGTATATTCTGAGAATGAAATTGGGTGGTTAGCTCCTTTAGAACCGAATCATATCATCGGTATCGGTGCGAATTACGTTGCTGAAAGTGATGATTTACCTGAACAAGGACCCGATATGCCTGTGTTCTTCTTCAAGCCGAACAGTTCGGTCATAGGTCCTGCGGCAGATATCAAGATCCCTCAAGCCATTGAAGAGGTAAAATTTGAATCTGAGCTTGCCGTAGTCATCGGAAAAGAGGCAAACGGTATCAATGAAGAAGAAGTCTTAGATCATGTATTCGGCTATACGATCGGAAATGATGTAACTGCTCCTCAATATTTTCATGAAAACGGACACTGGACTCTTGGGAAATCGTTCGATACCTTCACCCCATTAGGCCCTGTAATAGAAACAGAGTTCAACCCGCATGGTGCTGTAATAAAAGCATTCCATAACGAAAAGGAAAAGCAGAACAGCCCTACAAATCTGATGATTGTAACGATAGAAAGAATGATCTCTTATTTGAGTCATGTCATGACACTTCAACCAGGTGATGTCATTCTTACCGGGAGCCCGGTCGGGGCAGAATTCTTAAAAGAAAAGGACCAAATTGAGTGTCGTATAGACGAGATTGGATCATTGAGGAACAGTGTCATAAAAGCTAAACAACCCACAAAAGTTTAA
- a CDS encoding NAD(P)-dependent malic enzyme — protein sequence MDLRQKALNLHKEYRGKLSVEVKVPVDSKDDLSLVYSPGVAEPCKEIHDQPQTIYDYTNRGNLVGVVTNGTAVLGLGDIGAAASYPVMEGKAALFKLFADIDAFPICIDRKDPDEFISAVKALEVTFGGINLEDISAPHCFYIEEALKNALDIPVFHDDQHGTAIVTAAGLINAMKVVRKSFENIKVVINGAGAAGVAIVKLLSSMGINNTILCDSRGAIYEGRPYRMNPMKEHIAAITNHDRVEGELAEVIKDSDVFIGVSVAGALSQQMIASMNTDPIIFAMANPIPEIMPKEAKEAGVAVIGTGRSDFPNQINNVLAFPGIFKGALQVAAKEINEEMKLAAVEAIASLVEADKLSGDYVIPDPLDTRVVERVSEAVAQAAVQSGAARKSNIKVEAK from the coding sequence TTGGATTTGCGTCAGAAAGCTTTGAACCTCCATAAGGAATACCGTGGGAAATTGAGTGTAGAAGTAAAAGTCCCTGTAGATAGTAAAGATGATTTAAGTTTGGTTTACTCACCAGGAGTCGCTGAGCCTTGTAAAGAAATTCATGATCAGCCACAAACTATATATGATTATACGAATCGAGGGAATCTCGTTGGAGTGGTGACGAACGGAACAGCCGTCTTAGGTCTTGGGGATATCGGAGCAGCGGCTTCTTACCCTGTTATGGAAGGTAAAGCGGCTTTGTTTAAACTTTTTGCTGATATAGATGCATTTCCGATTTGTATCGATAGGAAAGACCCTGATGAATTTATTAGCGCCGTTAAAGCATTGGAAGTAACATTTGGAGGGATAAATCTGGAGGATATTTCCGCTCCTCATTGTTTTTATATTGAAGAAGCATTAAAGAATGCGCTGGATATCCCTGTTTTTCATGATGATCAACACGGGACGGCTATCGTCACAGCAGCCGGTCTGATTAATGCTATGAAAGTGGTCAGGAAGAGTTTTGAAAACATAAAAGTAGTGATAAATGGAGCTGGTGCTGCCGGGGTAGCGATTGTTAAATTATTATCAAGCATGGGAATCAATAATACGATTCTTTGTGATTCCAGGGGGGCGATTTATGAGGGACGTCCATACCGAATGAACCCGATGAAGGAGCATATAGCGGCAATAACAAATCATGATCGTGTTGAAGGGGAACTAGCTGAAGTGATCAAAGACTCAGATGTCTTTATAGGGGTCTCCGTTGCTGGAGCTTTATCTCAGCAGATGATTGCTTCCATGAATACTGACCCTATTATCTTCGCTATGGCAAACCCTATACCAGAGATCATGCCCAAGGAAGCGAAAGAAGCGGGGGTAGCGGTAATCGGAACTGGAAGATCTGACTTTCCAAACCAAATCAATAATGTACTGGCTTTTCCGGGTATTTTCAAAGGGGCATTACAAGTGGCTGCAAAAGAAATTAACGAAGAGATGAAGCTAGCTGCAGTAGAAGCCATTGCAAGCTTGGTGGAAGCGGACAAGTTAAGTGGTGATTATGTGATTCCTGATCCTTTGGACACTCGTGTAGTAGAAAGGGTATCGGAAGCTGTTGCCCAAGCCGCCGTCCAAAGTGGTGCAGCCAGGAAATCAAATATTAAAGTGGAGGCTAAATGA
- a CDS encoding ECF transporter S component, with protein sequence MMKKNSSFIVAMIPAGIALNWVANSIVEMLKLPLFLNNIGTVLNAIVLGPLWGGATALMTNVILALIVRWTYIPFAIVGIVVAFLSYFFFKKGWFSKGWKVIVSGSVTGIIASAIATVISVYVFGGFSGHTVDVLTAGLIASGQQIFNAAFIANIPGTVADKVLTFYIVWMILKIFPIRFLPNAKDIREKIGMTSKKSIDKKKTA encoded by the coding sequence ATGATGAAAAAGAATTCTAGTTTCATAGTTGCGATGATTCCTGCCGGTATCGCTTTGAACTGGGTGGCGAATTCGATTGTAGAGATGCTCAAGCTGCCATTGTTTCTAAATAATATCGGAACTGTCTTGAATGCGATTGTGCTGGGGCCTCTATGGGGCGGCGCAACGGCTTTAATGACCAACGTGATTTTGGCTCTCATTGTTCGCTGGACCTATATACCATTTGCTATTGTCGGTATAGTTGTTGCCTTTTTATCCTACTTCTTCTTCAAAAAAGGGTGGTTCAGTAAGGGGTGGAAAGTTATCGTTTCTGGATCTGTTACAGGAATAATAGCTTCTGCTATAGCGACAGTCATTTCCGTGTATGTTTTCGGAGGATTCTCTGGTCATACGGTGGATGTATTAACGGCTGGCTTGATCGCTTCTGGACAGCAAATTTTCAATGCTGCTTTCATCGCTAACATTCCTGGTACAGTGGCTGATAAAGTTTTAACCTTCTATATTGTTTGGATGATCCTCAAAATCTTCCCGATCCGTTTCCTACCTAACGCTAAAGACATAAGAGAGAAAATCGGAATGACCAGTAAAAAAAGTATAGATAAGAAAAAGACCGCATAA
- a CDS encoding CsxC family protein, protein MKKNTGCGYGNKNCPPLPASHHAKSKSLYTASEQFASPGDEEETVVLGDVIIQSLTEADFHLPTYARAIKNIEKNVSLTQCKAIPVVGEPHYVKLFVEGIVHKNIQYVEDGNGYVKDYSIDIPFQAYDRVYLANPVDTPFGIDYSIKDDILQRKQLAKDGMGADRCEFGSLTFEINNEPIHCKLLASAVNQLDIVHDFDNWGRFNKVTEKMDINLVIKLTQLQQESDPTPPKPSCRKTNSQIKNATPQSVYNSFRKYTGR, encoded by the coding sequence ATGAAGAAAAATACAGGATGTGGATATGGTAATAAAAATTGTCCACCCCTACCTGCTAGCCATCACGCAAAATCGAAAAGTTTGTACACTGCATCAGAGCAGTTTGCTTCACCTGGGGATGAAGAAGAAACAGTTGTACTAGGAGATGTGATCATCCAGTCCCTGACGGAAGCAGATTTCCATCTACCGACATACGCAAGAGCGATCAAGAACATTGAGAAAAATGTATCCTTGACGCAGTGTAAAGCTATACCTGTAGTTGGCGAACCCCATTATGTGAAATTGTTTGTGGAAGGAATTGTACACAAAAACATTCAGTACGTTGAAGATGGAAATGGATATGTGAAGGATTATAGTATCGATATTCCATTCCAAGCTTACGATCGAGTGTACCTTGCAAATCCAGTAGATACTCCATTTGGAATTGACTACAGCATCAAAGACGATATTCTACAACGCAAACAACTTGCAAAAGACGGCATGGGTGCAGACCGTTGCGAATTTGGTTCTTTGACGTTTGAAATCAACAATGAGCCTATTCATTGCAAACTTCTAGCATCTGCAGTCAACCAATTGGATATTGTCCATGATTTTGATAACTGGGGACGCTTTAACAAAGTAACGGAGAAAATGGATATTAATCTTGTTATTAAATTGACTCAATTGCAACAAGAATCTGATCCTACTCCACCAAAACCAAGCTGCAGAAAAACGAACAGCCAAATAAAAAATGCTACTCCACAATCCGTTTACAACAGCTTCAGAAAATACACCGGTCGTTAA
- a CDS encoding CsxC family protein, producing the protein MTDEHNESSSFECESSSHHKPCKPNVSLGKIVAKVPVVLSELNIQVNINETITFPEPVLEIKDIKKRVNLTQCRLLLPTNKLFIKGFVRKNIQYASPSNEIEVTTETTVASDLHSFTIDIPFDCVTEIKDFLSMPVMPKMNEREEFDFAVSIPLPEGYPEKDELLTSDLSQFHQKSRQFYNDLPYCELLSSKIIEWDEALDRIPLPGTAPLNEGYFTQIEEKMVVDICLKVLQNQQIRVTSTTNDEDCDFSLLND; encoded by the coding sequence ATGACAGATGAACATAACGAATCAAGCAGCTTCGAATGCGAAAGTTCTTCACATCATAAGCCATGCAAGCCAAACGTAAGCCTCGGGAAGATCGTAGCAAAGGTTCCAGTGGTATTGTCTGAACTCAACATCCAAGTAAATATCAATGAAACCATTACATTTCCTGAACCAGTTCTTGAAATTAAAGACATAAAGAAACGTGTGAACTTGACTCAATGCCGGCTATTACTTCCAACTAATAAACTATTTATCAAAGGATTTGTCCGTAAAAACATTCAATACGCCAGTCCCTCCAATGAAATTGAGGTCACTACAGAAACGACCGTAGCCTCTGACTTGCATTCCTTTACAATCGATATTCCCTTTGACTGTGTTACGGAAATTAAGGATTTCTTATCTATGCCTGTCATGCCTAAAATGAATGAGCGGGAGGAGTTCGACTTCGCAGTATCCATTCCATTACCTGAGGGTTACCCTGAGAAAGATGAATTGTTAACGAGTGATTTATCTCAATTCCACCAAAAGAGTCGTCAATTCTACAATGACCTCCCATATTGTGAGCTCCTTTCCAGCAAAATCATCGAATGGGATGAAGCATTAGACCGTATTCCGCTTCCTGGTACGGCACCTCTGAATGAGGGTTATTTTACGCAAATAGAAGAAAAAATGGTGGTCGATATATGTTTGAAAGTTCTTCAGAACCAACAGATTCGTGTTACTTCAACGACGAATGACGAAGACTGTGACTTCAGCCTATTAAATGATTGA
- a CDS encoding CsxC family protein has product MKKDNCHENCVNLNTSASVEQCTNEMTDTPTVPMGERVIKVPVELGAFNVTSHLVANINFPEPVLEIKDIKKRVVITQCRLMARPSTGGDDLFSVGPFPLFIKGYVRKNIQYASPYHSSSGECVSSDIKSLTAKVPFECMTSVTLDSPVQLPVNNSRNEFDFFRAQELGSGYPEKDQFLSSDVSQFHQNSTQSYNELPYCELISSNILEWDEATDRQSFGGGPVDEGYFHHMVEKMALTFTVKVLQNQQVNIDAL; this is encoded by the coding sequence ATGAAAAAAGATAATTGTCACGAAAATTGTGTAAACCTTAATACGTCAGCTTCTGTAGAGCAATGCACGAATGAGATGACGGATACACCAACCGTTCCTATGGGGGAACGTGTCATTAAAGTTCCAGTTGAATTAGGAGCTTTTAATGTAACCTCCCATCTTGTTGCGAATATTAATTTTCCAGAACCAGTGCTGGAAATCAAAGACATTAAGAAAAGGGTTGTCATTACTCAATGTCGTCTGATGGCTCGCCCGTCAACAGGTGGAGATGATCTATTCAGCGTTGGACCGTTCCCTTTATTCATTAAAGGTTATGTTCGTAAAAACATTCAATATGCGAGTCCTTATCATAGTTCATCTGGAGAGTGTGTATCCTCAGATATCAAGTCATTGACAGCCAAAGTTCCTTTTGAATGTATGACATCCGTTACTCTTGATTCACCTGTTCAGCTGCCTGTGAACAATAGTAGAAATGAGTTCGACTTCTTTAGAGCTCAGGAGCTTGGTTCAGGGTACCCCGAGAAAGATCAGTTCCTATCAAGTGATGTATCTCAATTTCACCAAAATAGCACTCAATCTTATAACGAGCTTCCATACTGTGAACTCATTTCGAGTAATATTTTGGAGTGGGATGAAGCGACAGATCGTCAATCATTTGGCGGAGGTCCGGTAGATGAAGGGTACTTCCACCACATGGTGGAAAAAATGGCGCTAACGTTTACGGTTAAAGTTTTGCAGAATCAACAAGTAAATATTGATGCCCTGTAA
- a CDS encoding ParM/StbA family protein — protein sequence MKQDHIFSVDIGNSWYKVLASDDGEVKDYQVPNAIALFDEEFHEKPYDEEDMEFEENIIVEIKSPSVVDRREIFYIGKSAMKQRNVSLTSFNNQKSDEERTYILLFASAAYHALLHNPSDEDVDYTIDQLAVSLPTTQYKERKEHFKKQLLGDHTIIFHKVPGVKEPKEVMVKLHINDVIVGAEGALAYLALTRDQESLMITDDSLVKDSAKGIIIGDLGGDSVDFVGIKNNKPVASVEGEPFGINQFLDNIIQKVSKNELYSFNSRSELEEKLAAGQSEWYVEPFAGVRKDISKYITPQLRLMAIKYLEHFDRVRSSSNEIKGAVRYIAVGGAAEIAEKQIKEAAVKWSDRGRPIDLIFPEEMAKLNVKGLLILAKMHVLSKKQEFADDYAVTKS from the coding sequence ATGAAACAAGATCATATTTTTTCAGTGGACATTGGAAACAGCTGGTATAAAGTACTAGCATCAGATGATGGTGAGGTCAAGGATTATCAAGTTCCCAATGCAATCGCCCTGTTTGATGAAGAATTTCATGAGAAACCTTACGACGAAGAAGATATGGAATTCGAGGAGAATATTATTGTAGAAATAAAAAGTCCATCTGTCGTTGATAGACGCGAAATTTTCTATATTGGAAAATCTGCAATGAAGCAAAGAAATGTCAGTTTAACTTCTTTCAATAACCAGAAATCAGACGAGGAACGTACTTATATCCTCCTCTTCGCATCAGCTGCTTATCATGCCTTACTACACAACCCTTCTGATGAAGATGTGGATTATACGATAGATCAGTTAGCCGTCTCCCTTCCTACTACTCAATATAAGGAAAGGAAAGAACATTTCAAAAAACAGTTGCTTGGTGATCATACCATCATCTTTCACAAAGTGCCCGGCGTCAAAGAACCGAAAGAAGTAATGGTCAAACTACACATCAATGATGTTATTGTCGGTGCTGAAGGAGCTCTTGCATATTTAGCACTCACACGAGATCAAGAATCGCTGATGATAACAGATGATTCGCTAGTTAAAGACTCAGCAAAAGGAATTATCATTGGCGATTTGGGCGGAGACTCGGTGGACTTTGTCGGCATAAAAAATAATAAACCTGTCGCTTCTGTTGAAGGAGAACCATTCGGCATCAATCAATTCCTTGATAATATCATACAAAAAGTCAGTAAAAATGAGTTATACAGCTTCAACTCTCGTTCAGAACTTGAGGAAAAATTAGCGGCCGGACAATCGGAATGGTATGTAGAACCCTTTGCTGGGGTAAGGAAAGATATCAGTAAATATATCACGCCTCAATTGCGGCTTATGGCCATCAAATATTTGGAACATTTCGATCGTGTCAGAAGCAGTTCTAATGAAATCAAAGGAGCAGTTCGATACATCGCTGTGGGCGGGGCAGCAGAAATAGCTGAAAAGCAAATTAAAGAAGCAGCCGTCAAGTGGAGTGATAGAGGGCGCCCGATTGATTTGATTTTTCCAGAGGAAATGGCAAAACTGAATGTCAAAGGTTTATTGATCCTTGCCAAAATGCATGTCCTCAGTAAAAAACAGGAATTTGCCGATGATTACGCTGTTACAAAAAGCTAA
- a CDS encoding CotY/CotZ family spore coat protein codes for MCVKNYDNDYHSDGGKGRKDKCCDKKNDKGMMKHYKNCVEDVLEAILFAQKKATRDDCTTGCKQSIDELLGKKKVKKNTIPFILYCGCKPFEGTGVTTYSCHSKREKLKCVNTHVFKIKALEKECAVLELLAFKSDLRGHKHCQPKHGNSVCKQIDDKHLDDLVGTGICITVDLSCFCAVTCLPAVRL; via the coding sequence ATGTGCGTAAAAAATTACGACAATGACTACCATTCCGATGGTGGAAAAGGTCGTAAAGATAAATGTTGTGATAAGAAAAATGATAAGGGTATGATGAAACACTATAAGAATTGTGTGGAAGATGTGTTGGAAGCTATTCTATTTGCTCAAAAGAAAGCAACGAGGGATGATTGTACAACAGGTTGCAAGCAATCAATCGATGAGTTGCTGGGGAAAAAGAAAGTGAAGAAAAACACGATTCCTTTCATCCTATATTGTGGCTGCAAACCTTTTGAAGGTACAGGAGTCACCACTTATTCCTGTCATTCAAAAAGAGAGAAGCTGAAATGTGTCAACACACATGTTTTTAAAATCAAAGCATTGGAAAAAGAATGCGCGGTCCTTGAATTGCTGGCATTTAAATCAGATTTAAGAGGTCATAAGCATTGCCAGCCGAAACATGGAAATTCTGTATGTAAACAAATCGATGATAAGCACCTTGACGACTTAGTGGGTACAGGCATTTGTATCACAGTTGATTTATCCTGCTTCTGTGCGGTGACCTGCTTACCGGCTGTTCGTTTGTAG
- a CDS encoding LysM peptidoglycan-binding domain-containing protein produces MKVKFLSMLMVVFLFLFTFLAYTSPAYAESSTFVTKGNTSSKVVALTFDDGADGTNISKILSTLDQYDVRSTFFLTSSGTAHHPDDIRKITDAGHEIGNHSYSHSDFTTLTPSQMKAELNKTESKILKVTGKSTKPLFRAPFGSVNQNVLHAVGSAGFTHTIHWNIDTLDWKGLAKNEVTDRVLSGIVPGSIVLMHTGAGAAGTPYALPDIIQELEALGYSFVTVSELLFNTHTVITGDTLYSISKKYGVSLDQLAKANGIVNPALIRVGQVLVIPQEKQAATYTVKAGDTLYRIALKYGMGVQQLASLNDISNPSLIQVGQVLKITSNSSSYGTYTVKSGDTLYRIALITEQIIRSWQKSITFLLLT; encoded by the coding sequence ATGAAGGTCAAATTTTTATCAATGCTTATGGTTGTTTTCCTATTTCTATTTACTTTCCTGGCTTATACCTCTCCTGCCTATGCTGAATCCTCAACTTTTGTCACAAAAGGAAACACCTCGAGTAAAGTCGTTGCTCTCACTTTTGATGATGGGGCTGACGGGACAAACATTTCAAAGATCCTCTCAACTCTTGACCAATATGATGTGCGATCAACGTTTTTCTTAACAAGTTCTGGGACTGCCCACCACCCGGATGACATCAGAAAGATTACCGATGCAGGGCATGAAATCGGTAACCACTCTTATTCTCACTCTGACTTTACCACACTTACACCTTCACAAATGAAAGCAGAATTAAACAAAACGGAATCGAAAATATTGAAAGTTACAGGAAAGTCCACTAAGCCATTATTCAGAGCCCCCTTTGGATCTGTGAACCAAAATGTGCTGCATGCTGTGGGCAGCGCTGGTTTTACACACACCATTCATTGGAATATCGATACTCTGGATTGGAAAGGTCTGGCAAAAAATGAAGTGACAGATCGTGTTCTGAGCGGTATTGTTCCAGGGTCCATTGTTTTAATGCACACCGGAGCAGGAGCGGCTGGGACTCCGTATGCCTTACCTGACATCATTCAGGAACTTGAGGCTTTAGGATATAGTTTCGTAACCGTTTCTGAACTGTTATTCAACACGCATACCGTAATAACAGGAGACACGCTTTACAGTATTTCTAAAAAATATGGAGTAAGTCTCGACCAATTAGCCAAAGCCAATGGAATTGTCAATCCAGCTTTAATACGAGTCGGTCAAGTCCTTGTCATCCCTCAAGAGAAGCAAGCGGCCACTTATACTGTGAAAGCTGGAGATACGCTTTATCGTATTGCCCTCAAGTATGGCATGGGTGTTCAACAATTGGCTTCTCTTAATGACATTTCAAACCCGAGTTTGATCCAGGTGGGACAAGTATTAAAAATAACCTCCAATTCCTCATCCTATGGTACGTATACTGTCAAATCAGGAGACACACTTTACAGGATAGCTTTAATCACGGAACAAATTATAAGAAGCTGGCAGAAATCAATAACATTTCTCCTCCTTACTTGA
- a CDS encoding YhgE/Pip domain-containing protein: MRFKRITAMFLAFLLVLGTVPVSAEEDGTSSDEKNEEEKGSYSEKHEVVYATLDPAGEQQEMYVVNNFNIEDQGTIIDHGPYTNVQNLTDLTAVEQKDERIEITAKEEEFYYQGTLEGKPLPWDINVSYQLDGETMHPEELVGKDGHLQIKIDTAKNENAEEIFFNNYLMQITLQLDSAVYENIDAPEGTVANAGKNRQVTFSVMPEKEGSFTLSADVTDLEMAGIEFAAIPSSMSIDAPEAGGMKNDMNSLSDATAEINRGVGELQNGIAELNDGAASLYEGSEQYKSGIQGLSKQSSELVESSASIKKSLQQMSGSVESGSGEMNLSDFAKMEDGLRQIAGGLEETGESLTNLKNQYSKAHQALSKSIDAIPDYKISEEDFKALHESGADKEVVDKLAQTYKTSRTAKETYANTQESFNAIGPALDKSAGSLNEMSGRLHAMADQVGNSLDNMDLGESMEQLQQGLQALSSSYNDFHEGLTGYTSGVDEVADSYRGLHSGIAGLTDGTTELKNGAADLHNGTSELASSTSDLPGQMETEIDQIVEEYDKSDFEPVSFVSSKNEKVGSVQFVIKTESLKKDEQEQEEQEEEEEKNFWDRFLDLFR; the protein is encoded by the coding sequence ATGAGATTTAAACGAATAACCGCGATGTTCTTGGCGTTTCTTCTTGTCTTAGGGACAGTGCCCGTTTCAGCAGAGGAAGATGGAACCTCGTCTGATGAAAAGAATGAAGAGGAGAAAGGTTCCTACTCGGAGAAGCATGAAGTGGTTTATGCCACACTGGATCCTGCCGGGGAGCAGCAAGAGATGTATGTCGTCAATAATTTCAATATTGAAGATCAGGGGACGATCATCGATCATGGGCCATATACCAATGTCCAAAATCTGACGGACCTGACAGCGGTTGAACAAAAAGATGAAAGAATCGAAATAACTGCAAAGGAAGAGGAGTTCTATTATCAGGGTACTTTGGAAGGCAAGCCACTTCCTTGGGATATCAATGTTTCTTACCAATTGGATGGGGAAACGATGCATCCTGAAGAACTGGTTGGAAAAGACGGGCATCTTCAAATTAAAATCGATACAGCGAAAAATGAAAATGCTGAGGAAATCTTTTTCAATAATTATTTAATGCAGATTACCCTTCAGCTGGATTCGGCGGTTTATGAAAATATAGATGCACCAGAGGGAACTGTAGCCAATGCCGGTAAGAACAGACAAGTGACCTTTAGTGTTATGCCTGAAAAAGAAGGCAGTTTCACACTTTCTGCAGATGTGACTGATTTAGAAATGGCAGGCATTGAGTTTGCTGCCATTCCTTCCTCTATGTCCATTGACGCCCCTGAAGCCGGGGGCATGAAGAACGATATGAATTCCTTATCTGATGCCACAGCTGAAATCAACCGTGGTGTTGGGGAGCTACAGAATGGCATCGCTGAATTGAATGACGGGGCCGCGAGTCTCTATGAGGGTTCAGAACAATATAAAAGCGGCATTCAAGGACTAAGCAAACAGTCTTCGGAACTTGTAGAAAGCTCTGCTTCCATCAAAAAATCACTTCAACAAATGAGTGGTTCTGTGGAATCTGGGTCTGGTGAAATGAATCTCAGCGATTTTGCAAAGATGGAAGATGGGCTCCGTCAAATTGCTGGGGGTCTTGAGGAAACGGGAGAAAGCCTCACGAATTTAAAAAATCAGTACAGCAAAGCTCATCAGGCTTTGAGTAAGTCGATCGATGCAATCCCTGATTATAAAATTTCAGAGGAAGACTTCAAGGCTTTGCATGAGAGCGGGGCAGATAAAGAAGTCGTGGATAAGCTTGCGCAAACTTATAAAACTTCCCGTACAGCAAAAGAAACGTATGCGAACACCCAAGAATCATTCAATGCCATAGGACCTGCCTTAGATAAAAGTGCTGGCTCACTGAATGAAATGAGTGGTCGTCTTCATGCAATGGCAGATCAAGTAGGGAATAGCCTTGATAACATGGACCTGGGTGAATCGATGGAGCAATTGCAGCAAGGATTACAGGCGTTGTCTTCCAGCTATAATGATTTCCACGAAGGGCTGACCGGTTATACCAGTGGTGTAGATGAGGTGGCTGATTCCTATCGAGGTCTTCATAGCGGGATTGCAGGGTTGACTGATGGGACGACTGAATTGAAAAATGGTGCGGCTGATCTTCATAATGGAACTTCAGAGCTGGCTTCCTCTACAAGCGATTTGCCAGGTCAAATGGAAACCGAAATCGATCAGATAGTAGAGGAATATGATAAGTCTGATTTTGAACCTGTTTCATTTGTCTCCTCAAAAAATGAAAAGGTAGGATCTGTGCAGTTTGTCATTAAAACAGAAAGCCTAAAAAAAGATGAACAAGAACAAGAAGAACAAGAGGAAGAAGAGGAAAAAAACTTTTGGGATCGTTTTTTGGATTTGTTCAGGTAA